In the genome of Oncorhynchus mykiss isolate Arlee chromosome 18, USDA_OmykA_1.1, whole genome shotgun sequence, one region contains:
- the LOC100653484 gene encoding OX-2 membrane glycoprotein yields the protein MCLTVQGLSQLVRTQQVVTATLGEDAVLTCELMTPKDVRQVTWQKVTTGENENVATYSKRGPHVNPPFQRKVEFEDEGLQNCSIVIRGVSRGDESCYKCLFNTFPEGAISGTTCLKVNELYGPSLLITQTNNSHTTLSCSATGRPVPIVTWDDIMIEHSNMVDVTHPNGTVTMTTTVTVVVSSLTDKEVRCVASMSFSDVTKNVSMVIPASITGQSQVSDDDRISGTVVGAVMGAVLCLMCLIAVFCVIWWQKRRKDTSSRKPPVPDPEISRTPLKTPPTSKQSQSLTSSPNNSTTSSPNNSTTKRRMTKNSSPSQMIKSLSSSDKRRMQQAQEAVKKNLFNDY from the exons GGCTCTCTCAGTTGGTGAGAACACAGCAGGTTGTCACAGCAACCCTGGGAGAAGATGCAGTCTTAACCTGTGAGCTCATGACACCAAAAGATGTGCGGCAAGTCACCTGGCAAAAAGTGACAACTGGGGAGAATGAAAATGTGGCCACCTACAGCAAACGCGGTCCCCATGTCAACCCACCTTTTCAGAGGAAAGTGGAGTTTGAAGACGAGGGACTGCAGAACTGCTCTATCGTCATCAGAGGAGTGTCAAGAGGAGACGAGTCCTGCTACAAGTGTCTGTTTAACACCTTTCCAGAGGGAGCTATCAGTGGAACGACCTGTCTCAAAGTCAATG AGCTGTATGGACCCTCACTCCTCATCACACAAACCAACAACAGTCACAccactctgtcctgttctgctacTGGACGACCTGTTCCTATAGTAACCTGGGATGACATCATGATAGAACATTCCAACATGGTTGATGTCACCCATCCCAATGGGACTGTCACTATGACAACTACTGTAACAGTGGTAGTGTCCAGTCTAACTGACAAAGAGGTTAGGTGTGTTGCCTCTATGTCCTTCAGTGATGTCACCAAGAATGTTTCCATGGTGATTCCAGCTTCAATTACTG GTCAATCTCAGGTCTCTGATGATGACAGGATCAGTG GTACAGTGGTTGGTGCAGTGATGGGTGCAGTGTTGTGTTTAATGTGTCTCATTGCTGTATTCTGTGTAATATGGTGGCAAAAGAGGAGAAAAGACACCTCTTCCAG AAAACCCCCAGTTCCTGACCCTGAAATCAGCAGAACTCCCTTAAAGACACCACCAACATCCAAACA GTCACAATCGTTAACTAGCTCACCAAACAACTCAACAACCAGCTCACCAAACAACTCAACAACCAAGCGGAGGATGACTAAGAA CTCCAGTCCGTCACAAAT GATAAAATCCCTCAGCTCGTCTGACAAGCGCAGGATGCAACAAGCTCAGGAGGCTGTAAAGAA GAACCTTTTCAATGACTACTGA